In Sutterella faecalis, a genomic segment contains:
- a CDS encoding Rrf2 family transcriptional regulator — MKLTTKGRFAVTAMLDLAIQAEESDAPIPIAQVADRQKISLPYLEQIFCRLRRAGLVESTRGPGGGYRLAEPAQSITIDRIILAVDENMDTTQCGGEGTCLGGASCLTHHLWEDLNGVIERFLAGISLASLAAEAEKHPGGGHSAQIPAVIPVRQKEAHGSTRSA, encoded by the coding sequence TTGAAGCTCACGACGAAAGGGCGCTTTGCCGTTACGGCCATGCTTGATCTGGCCATTCAGGCTGAGGAGTCTGATGCGCCGATTCCGATCGCGCAGGTGGCTGACCGTCAGAAGATCTCTCTTCCCTATCTCGAGCAGATTTTCTGCCGCCTTCGCCGCGCCGGTCTGGTTGAAAGCACCCGTGGTCCTGGCGGCGGCTACCGGCTTGCCGAGCCCGCACAGTCAATCACCATCGACCGCATCATTCTCGCGGTGGATGAAAACATGGATACCACCCAGTGCGGCGGGGAAGGCACGTGCCTTGGGGGCGCTTCCTGCCTCACGCACCATCTTTGGGAAGACCTCAACGGCGTTATTGAACGCTTCCTTGCCGGCATTTCGCTCGCGTCCCTTGCGGCCGAAGCGGAAAAGCATCCGGGAGGCGGGCATTCGGCTCAGATACCGGCCGTAATTCCGGTGAGGCAAAAAGAGGCGCACGGGTCGACCAGGTCGGCCTGA
- a CDS encoding low molecular weight protein-tyrosine-phosphatase, translating into MDDKLIKILFVCTGNVCRSPMAEAIFKKKVKEAGYDDVMTASSAGTSGEHVGDPCDQRAVLTCRRRDVQLADHRARQITPEDFEEYDLILAMDWEVLTELQQRSPAQFRHKIQLMMRYANEFDEAIVPDPYFGVNEGFVQAFEYCSDACEGLIEFFEKRAKQLRAERAAAKK; encoded by the coding sequence ATGGATGACAAGCTGATCAAAATTCTCTTCGTCTGCACCGGCAACGTGTGCCGCAGTCCCATGGCTGAAGCCATCTTCAAGAAGAAGGTGAAGGAGGCGGGCTACGACGATGTTATGACCGCATCGAGCGCAGGCACCTCCGGCGAGCACGTGGGCGATCCGTGTGATCAGCGTGCCGTTCTCACCTGCCGTCGCCGCGACGTGCAGCTTGCAGACCACCGCGCCCGCCAGATCACGCCCGAGGATTTCGAGGAATACGACCTCATTCTCGCGATGGACTGGGAAGTCCTTACGGAGCTCCAGCAGCGCTCGCCCGCACAGTTCCGCCACAAGATTCAGCTCATGATGCGCTACGCCAATGAGTTTGATGAAGCCATCGTGCCCGATCCCTATTTCGGCGTGAATGAGGGCTTCGTGCAGGCTTTTGAGTACTGTTCCGACGCCTGCGAGGGGCTGATCGAATTCTTCGAGAAGCGCGCCAAGCAGCTTCGCGCCGAAAGAGCGGCGGCGAAGAAGTAG